The genomic stretch TGGAGACGGTTTTCTTTGACCATATCGGGCAACCGTTTCAATGGAACCAAAGTGATGAATTCCCGTGGGCAGCTATGCGGGATTGCATTGACAAAAACGCACCAATAATTCTTTTAACTGATCTTTACTATCTGGACTATTACCAAACCAGCACCCATTTCAGCGGACACGCCATTGTTTTGGCCGGATACGATATGGAAGTTGATGATGGTGTGGCCTATGTGGCAGATACCGAGAGACCAGGTTTGCAGTTAACCTCCTTAGCTTCTTTGGCCCAGGCAATGGTTTCCGAAGCTTTCCCCACTCCGGTTCATAACTACTGGTATCCGTTTTCTGCAGTGGAGATAAAGGATTTAAAACAGGCCATTCGTAAGGGGTTGGCGCGTGCTACTAAGTTGATGCTGGAACCAAAAGTTGAAGTGATGGGGCTACAGGCCATGCGACGGTGGGCCCAAGAGTTAGCCCTGTGGCCCAAAGTGGCCTCAGATTGGGTTTGGTGCGCCCGTTTTGGGTACCA from Clostridia bacterium encodes the following:
- a CDS encoding BtrH N-terminal domain-containing protein; translated protein: ETVFFDHIGQPFQWNQSDEFPWAAMRDCIDKNAPIILLTDLYYLDYYQTSTHFSGHAIVLAGYDMEVDDGVAYVADTERPGLQLTSLASLAQAMVSEAFPTPVHNYWYPFSAVEIKDLKQAIRKGLARATKLMLEPKVEVMGLQAMRRWAQELALWPKVASDWVWCARFGYQVIEKRGTGGGAFRLMYAEFLEEAQAYCPELRAVDSVGEMREIAWCWRELAKILYRASEEKDANLMKLAGDVAHSIVKAETKFWQKLKEIFHN